The genomic stretch ATGGCCGAGGAAGTTTCGGGAATGATGGTTTTCCATCCCGCCCGGGCCGGGTGGCGGAGATCAACGTCGATCAGGCGACTGTTGGGCGCTTGCCAGTTGGTGCGCACGTAAACATGATTCCCCGCCAGGTCAAAGCTGAAATTGGCATTGATGTCGTTGACGATAGTGTGAATCGGAGCACCGCTCTTCAGGTCCTGGAAGTAAAGTTCCGTTTTCTCCGCCGCAGAACCGTGGCTGACCTCCAGCACGAGATAACGGCCGTCGGGGGAAAGGTCGGCAGCGATGAAATCGCCGGCGCCATTCTCATGGCCGAAAATTTCCTTGTCGCTTGCGACGTCGCCGCCCATGGTGTGCAGATAAGCACGCGGACCGACGCCGGGCGTGTACTTGGTGTAATAAATCGCCTTGTGGTCCGGGGTGACGTGAAAGGAACCATAGCGGGCAACGGGAAAGCTGTCGGCGAGGGGCTTGAGGCTGTTGATGTCGAGAAGGGTGACGGCCACCTCGTCGGCACCGCCCTTACGTTGCCCGTAAGCGAGCAGGTTGCCGTCTTCCGAACCGCCCATCGTGACCACGGAGATGCTGCCGTCCGGGGCAAGCGTGTTGGGGTCCACGAGCACGGTTTCCTTGCCCTTTTCCCGCATGCAGAGCATGTCCAGGTTCTGATCGGCGCGGCGGCGCAGGTAGAAGTAGCGATCACCGCGGCGCGCCGGCATCCCGATGCTGTCAATCTTGAGAACCTTTTCAATTTGCGAGCGCAATCCCGAGCGGCCGGTGAACTGGGAAAGAACTTTCTGCGTGTACGCGTTCTCGGCGTCGATCCAGGAGCGAGTTTCGGGGCTGTTCTGGTCCTCGAGCCAGCGATACGGGTCGGTGATGGAGACACCATGGTAGTCATCGGTGACTTCATGGACCGGAGTGGCGGGAGGCTTGGGAGTCTGCGTGTCAGCGGCCAGGACGAGCGCGGCGGCTACCACAACAAGGACGGGCAAAGCACGCAATGGCGGCATGACAGCGGGACCTCCGGCATGAAACGGAAAATGATAGCAGGAATGATGGCAGGGATGATTAAGAGCGGAGACGGGTCAGGCTATACTCGCGCCATGGGTTGCCACGAACTGGTGCAGCTGCGAAAGCAGGCGACGCGAGTGAAGAACAAGATCGACGAACAACGAAAAAAAGCCCGCCGCAATGCCGACCACGCCCGCCAGGGAAGGCCCTCGGGCAAAAGCGAGTACATTCCTTTCCTGCAACGCAAACTGAGCCACCTGGCGGGGCGCATCGAGCGGCACATCGGGAAACATAAGTGCCAGGAGTGAGTGGAAAGCCGGTTTCCAGTGCAACGCCTGCTGGAAGTTTTACTTCTCAGTTCTGACTGGCCATGTCCCTGATCATTCGAAGCTCCCCCATCCACAACCGAGGCTGCTATACAACGCGCGCCCTCCGCGAAGGGGCAAAGGTGGTCGAGTACACCGGCCGGCGAATCACGGTGGAAGAGGGCGACCGGTTGTACGACGGCAAGCGGGTCACTTACCTGTTCGGATTGCGGGATGCCAAGCATGTCATCGACGGCACCGGAATCGCGCGCTACATCAACCACTCGTGCGACCCGAATTGCACCACGGAAGAGATTGGCGGACAGATCTGGGTGATTGCGATCCGCGACATCCAGCCGGGAGAAGAGCTGTCCTACGATTACATGCTGTACGACGGAGACGGCGATGCGCCATGCCGGTGCGGCGCGAAGAAGTGTCGAGGAACGATGTATGCGCCGCAGGAGATACGGCGGCAGAAGCGGGCCGCAGGGCGGGCGAAGCGAAAAGCGGGAAAAACCGCGAACCAGACGCGGAAGAGAAAGGTGAAGAAAAGTTAAGTACTTCCCCACATTATCTCGCCGAACTCGCAAATGTGGGCCACCGAAAACAGGTTGTAGAGCCGCTTCCCAGCGCCCCGTGCCGATTGGGTCCAATCCACAGAGCAACTGCGCCTGAATGACGCGTGAATTTGTTTGCGCGGATGGTTGTTGGGTGTACAATCCGCGCTCTTTAACTCCTCTTCATTCAACCGGTCTTTGCTCGAAGTGTGCGTTGTCTTACCGGCGAACGATCCGCCGGAATTTGATGCATGGGAGGGACTATGCCAAGGTCCTGGAGACTCTGTTTTCTGTTCCTTTGTTGCCTGACGGGAGCGTCGTATCTACAAGCGCAGGCCGGTCCAAGCACAACCTCGATGGCTACTTACTACCGCTGCGTGCAGGGCGACGCGGCGCGCGCCGATACCATCTTCAACGAACATCTGCTGCCCTATTTCAGGGCCGAGAAGGCGGCGGGGAGAATTAACGGCTTCGCCTGGGCAAAGCACTGGTCCGGCGGCGACTGGCGCCGTCTCTTCTACTTTAGCGGTACCGACCCGGACAAGGTGCTGGATACCTACATGGGGCTGATCAAGATGTCGCAGTCACCTGAGCACGCCAAGGCGATGGATGAGTTCCAGCGCATCTGCTCGTCGCACGACGATTACACCTGGCGTTCAAAAGTAACCCAGGCGGCCGGCGAGACCGGGCGTGCCCGCTCAGCCTTCGTGATGTCGACCTACTATGTTTGCAAGGCGGATGAAGCCGAAGCTGACTCCATCGTGAAAAGCGTGTTTGCCCCCATCCTGGACCAGCGTATGAAGGACCACAAGATCGACGCGTGGGTCTGGAACGAGCACCTGATGGGCGGCAAGTATCGCCGGCAGCTGGTCGTAGATGCGGCGAACCCAAAGGCTCTGCTGCAACACTGGGGTTCACTTCAGGGCGAGTTGCAAAAAGCCAATCCCGACCTGTCGCGACGGTTCAACGCGATCTGCGACAGCCATAGCGACTACATATGGGAGGTCGCAGCGCAGTAGCGAACCATTTTCCTATCGGGCCCCGCGGCGGATTCGCCCGCGGGGTTTTTCTTGAAAGTGAACAACGGAAAAGAAGAAGGCGCGGGAGAACCCGCTCTGCCTTCCTTATTATCCTCATGCTTGCTTGATTTTCTAGGCTACCGCGCCTTTTTTCGGGAACGAGCGCACTGCCTTTTCTTCGCCATCGTAGACTTCGAAGACGGTGAGCAGCTTGGTGACCTGCAGCAGTTCGCCGACGCGATGAGTCAGGTTGGCCAGCTTGATGTTGCCGCCGATAGCGCGGGCCGAAGTGAACAGGCC from Terriglobales bacterium encodes the following:
- a CDS encoding SET domain-containing protein-lysine N-methyltransferase; this encodes MSLIIRSSPIHNRGCYTTRALREGAKVVEYTGRRITVEEGDRLYDGKRVTYLFGLRDAKHVIDGTGIARYINHSCDPNCTTEEIGGQIWVIAIRDIQPGEELSYDYMLYDGDGDAPCRCGAKKCRGTMYAPQEIRRQKRAAGRAKRKAGKTANQTRKRKVKKS